The Stigmatella aurantiaca DW4/3-1 genome contains the following window.
TTCGGCCTCTTCTTGTACGGCTTCCTCAACCGGCTGCTGATCGTCACGGGCCTGCACCACATCCTCAACAACATCGCCTGGTTCATCCTGGGCGACTTCAACGGTGTGACGGGCGACCTGAAGCGCTTCTTCGCGGGAGACCCTTCCGCGGGCGCCACAATGGCGGGCTTCTTCCCGGTCATGATGTTTGGCCTGCCGGCGGCCTGCCTCGCCATGTACCACGCCGCGCCGAAGCAAAACCGCGCCCGGGTGGGCGGCGTGCTGACGTCCATCGCGCTGACGTCCTTCCTGACGGGCGTCACCGAGCCGGTCGAGTTCGCCTTCATGTTCCTCGCGCCGCCGCTCTACCTGCTCCACGCGGTGCTGACGGGCGTGGCGCACGTCATCATGGACATGCTGAACGTGAAGCTCGGCTTCGGGTTCTCGGCCGGCCTGTTCGACTACGTGCTGAACTACAACAAGTCGACGAACCCCATCCTCCTGCTGCCCATCGGCGCGGTCTACGCGGCCACCTACTACGGGGTGTTCCGCTTCTGCATCGCCCGGTTCAACCTGAAGACGTTGGGCCGCGAGGAGGAAGAGACCCTGGCCGCCGAGAAGAACAGCGCCGGAGGGCTCGGCCTCCCCGCTCCGGCCCTGGGCCGTGGCGCCGCGTACGTGAAGGCGCTCGGGGGCGCGGCCAACCTCCAGAACGTCGACTCCTGCACGACGCGGCTGCGGCTCACCGTGGCCGACAACACCCGCGTGGACGAGGGGGCACTCAAGACGCTCGGCGCGCGAGGCGTCATCCGCCCGGCGCCCGGAAGCATCCAGGTCATCATCGGGCCCCTCGCGGAGCAGGTGGCCAATGAAGTCCAGCAAGCACTGCGCGGGGGGAGCGCCGCCCCGGTGAACGACGAGAAGACGCTGGCGAACGCCATGCTGCGGGCCCTCGGCGGACGCGCCAACATCCGGGAGGTGGGCCTGTGCACCACGCGCCTGCGGCTCATCGTCAACGACGACACGCTCGTCAATGACAACGCCCTGCAAGAGCTGGGAACCCGGGGGGTGGTCAAACCGTCTCCGGGTTCGGTCCAGGTCATCATTGGCCCCACCGCCGAGCGTGTGGCCGATGAGCTGCGATTGCTGATCGCCTAACCCAGCGTCTCACCCCGTCATCTGATTCATCCGCTCCCTGGAGGGACGTGGCGCAAGCCACTCCCGCCAAGGTCAGGTCCGTGCTGTCTCAAAAATGGGAGAAACAATGAAGCGGCTCCTCATGTCCCTGCCCCTCGCGGCCATCCTGGCCTCGGGCTGTTCTGACTCCGACTCCAAGCCAGACCCCGTCGACCCCGATCCCCCCAACCCACCGGCGCCCAGCCTCCCGGCCCAGCTCGCGGTCCAGTTCCAGCCCGTGGACCACTCGGTGGGCAGCTGGAAGTTCTTCCGCGCCACCTTCACCCTCGAGAACCAGGGGACGAGTGAGATCGGCAACAACGGGTGGAAGCTCTACTTCAGCTTCGTCCGGCGGATCCTCTCGGAGGGCGAGGGAGACGACACGGGGATCCAGGAGCTCACGAAGCAGGGCGTCCGCATCGCACTCGCGGACAACGCCGCGAGCGGCGACTACTACGTGCTGGAGCCCATCGACACCTTTAAGCCGATCGCCCCTGGCGAGAAGCGCGAGATCAGCGTGCTGATCAGCGACTGGGCCATCCTGAAAGCGGATGCGCCCGCCGGGTTCCACATCGCGTTCGCGGGTGAAGACTTCAAGAACGTCGCCTTCGCCGTGCCCTCGACGGTCAAGCTGGACGCCTCCGATCCGAAGCAGACCACGCGCTTCGAGGGAGACGTGATGCCCGTGCAGACCGCCTCCCTGCGCTACGACGAGAATCCTTCGGCCCAGAGCCTGGATCTCAAGGCACGGCTCCTGCCCACTCCCCGCCGGGTCGAGGCGGGCGCGGGCGAGGTGCCGCTCAGCGGCAACGTCTTCATCGGTCACACCGCCAACCTGAAGGGTGAGGCGGACTACCTCGCGGCCGCCCTGGGGGATGTGCTGAACGCGTCCATCACCGCCCGGCCGGCCGCGGGCGGCGAGCAGATCTCCCTGAGCATCGATCCCAACCTCGACGTGACCGGGGACGGCGTCCGCGATCCGGAGGGCTACCAGCTCGATGTGCGGGAAGGGAGCGTGAAGATCCTCGGCGCCGACGCCTCAGGGGTGTTCTACGGCATCCAGACGCTCCGCCAGCTCATCTCCCCCCAGGCCTATCAGGCGGCGTCGAAGCGCGAGGGCCGCCTCACGCAGATCGCCCTTCCGGAGGCCCGCATCACCGACGCCCCGGGGTTCGTCTATCGCGGCATGCACCTGGATGTGGGGCGCCACTTCCAGTCCAAGGAGACCGTCAAGAAGCTGCTCGATGTGATCTCCCACTTCAAGATCAACAAGTTCAACATCCACCTGACCGACGACGAGGGCTGGCGGTTGGAGACGCCGGGCATCCCCGAGCTGACGAGCTACGGCGCGCGCCGGGGCTTCGATCTCGCAGAGGCCGAGATGCTCCACGCGGGGCTCGGCTCAGGCAGTGATCTTCAGGACGGAGATCTCATCCGCCTCAAGCCGGCCACGCCGCAAAAGGCCAACGCAGAGACGCCTCCGGCCTACCAGGGCTTCGAGACGGCGACGCTCAACTTCGTGGGCAAGGGAAGCGGCTACTACACCACCAAGGACTTCGAGGAGATCCTCAAGTACGCCACGGAACGGCACATCGAGGTCATCCCCGAGATCGACGTG
Protein-coding sequences here:
- the nagE gene encoding N-acetylglucosamine-specific PTS transporter subunit IIBC, whose protein sequence is MQTNKFAGVQQLGRALMLPIAVLPVAGLLLRLGQGDLLNIPFMAAAGDAIFSNLGLLFAVGVAVGFARENHGAAGLAGAVGFFITIKGAEAIVSVPPEVLGELTGAARDLAISGYKAKLLSKISMPAGILSGLMAGLLYNRYKDIKLPEYLAFFGGRRFIPIITSLACLVLAALFGLGWPGIEAGLDGFSRYVFSAGKFGLFLYGFLNRLLIVTGLHHILNNIAWFILGDFNGVTGDLKRFFAGDPSAGATMAGFFPVMMFGLPAACLAMYHAAPKQNRARVGGVLTSIALTSFLTGVTEPVEFAFMFLAPPLYLLHAVLTGVAHVIMDMLNVKLGFGFSAGLFDYVLNYNKSTNPILLLPIGAVYAATYYGVFRFCIARFNLKTLGREEEETLAAEKNSAGGLGLPAPALGRGAAYVKALGGAANLQNVDSCTTRLRLTVADNTRVDEGALKTLGARGVIRPAPGSIQVIIGPLAEQVANEVQQALRGGSAAPVNDEKTLANAMLRALGGRANIREVGLCTTRLRLIVNDDTLVNDNALQELGTRGVVKPSPGSVQVIIGPTAERVADELRLLIA
- a CDS encoding family 20 glycosylhydrolase, with product MKRLLMSLPLAAILASGCSDSDSKPDPVDPDPPNPPAPSLPAQLAVQFQPVDHSVGSWKFFRATFTLENQGTSEIGNNGWKLYFSFVRRILSEGEGDDTGIQELTKQGVRIALADNAASGDYYVLEPIDTFKPIAPGEKREISVLISDWAILKADAPAGFHIAFAGEDFKNVAFAVPSTVKLDASDPKQTTRFEGDVMPVQTASLRYDENPSAQSLDLKARLLPTPRRVEAGAGEVPLSGNVFIGHTANLKGEADYLAAALGDVLNASITARPAAGGEQISLSIDPNLDVTGDGVRDPEGYQLDVREGSVKILGADASGVFYGIQTLRQLISPQAYQAASKREGRLTQIALPEARITDAPGFVYRGMHLDVGRHFQSKETVKKLLDVISHFKINKFNIHLTDDEGWRLETPGIPELTSYGARRGFDLAEAEMLHAGLGSGSDLQDGDLIRLKPATPQKANAETPPAYQGFETATLNFVGKGSGYYTTKDFEEILKYATERHIEVIPEIDVPGHARAAVKAMEYRYRKLKDLDPAQAAAYRLIDPNDTSKHKSVQGYTDNFINPCLDTSYAFLTKVAEEIKARYAAAGAPLKTIHAGGDELPALNPNVWWQGSPLCKANPATKDMDDHQLFNHFFTRWNQIIKATGAEMTGWDDIIHNGLTLPGFIPMPWSNVWGWGREDDAYKYANQGYQVILSHSTNLYMDLAYNKDPDEPGYYWANFVDEKKTFEYRPFDIYANATHDRMGNAIKPEDLASKVRLTAEGKKNILGMHGLLWGENLKTPEVVEYLAFPKVLGVAERAWNPELPEVSAMPALWGQFTNSLGQYVLPRLGAYRPVDLRDELPESVGVNYRIPLPGGRLIDGKLHANVRFPGLAIEYSTDDGRTWTAYTEPVAAPQKTLLRTRTLDGRSSRVTGLN